A section of the Phaseolus vulgaris cultivar G19833 chromosome 8, P. vulgaris v2.0, whole genome shotgun sequence genome encodes:
- the LOC137824633 gene encoding uncharacterized protein: MIDWSVELSEFDIHYQPRGAIKSQCLADFSAELTPLPTLSGGWTLYVDGSSNKTACGAGVVLEGLDDPLLEQALQFGFRATNNQAEYEALLAGLKLAYNMGAREVVCKNDSQFMVSQIKGEFEVKEPLLQCYYHAAQNSIARFNKAPLEHIPREDNKRANILFKLSVTKKKSHQRSVIQIWLRHPSVSETECPAIDEVEAETDNWMTPIIQYIKNDTCKPEQEKAMKQQCARYTMINEDLYQRGYSTLLLKCITSKRAEYILAEIHEGICGNHYGRYGPVGRLLSVDCPG; this comes from the coding sequence ATGATAGACTGGTCAGTCGAACTGTCCGAGTTCGACATACATTATCAACCGAGGGGTGCCATCAAATCTCAGTGCCTGGCCGACTTCTCGGCCGAACTGACACCACTGCCCACCCTCTCGGGCGGGTGGACGCTCTATGTGGACGGCTCATCAAACAAAACGGCCTGTGGAGCGGGAGTTGTCCTGGAAGGGCTGGACGACCCCCTCCTGGAGCAAGCACTCCAGTTCGGGTTCCGGGCGACCAACAACCAGGCCGAGTACGAGGCCTTGCTCGCTGGGCTGAAGCTAGCCTACAACATGGGAGCGCGCGAAGTCGTGTGCAAGAACGACTCCCAGTTTATGGTAAGCCAAATCAAGGGAGAGTTCGAGGTGAAGGAGCCTCTACTACAATGTTACTACCATGCCGCCCAAAACAGCATCGCCCGGTTTAACAAAGCACCCTTGGAACACATACCGAGGGAGGACAACAAAAGGGCCAACATCTTGTTTAAGCTGTCGGTCACCAAGAAGAAGAGCCACCAGAGATCAGTCATACAGATATGGCTGAGGCACCCCAGTGTGTCCGAGACCGAATGTCCTGCAATAGACGAGGTCGAGGCCGAGACCGATAACTGGATGACACCCATCATCCAGTACATCAAGAACGACACCTGCAAGCCAGAGCAAGAAAAGGCGATGAAACAACAGTGTGCCCGATACACCATGATCAACGAAGACTTGTACCAAAGAGGGTACTCGACCCTCCTACTGAAATGCATCACCAGCAAACGGGCCGAGTACATTTTGGCTGAGATCCACGAGGGAATCTGCGGAAACCACTATGGTCGCTATGGTCCTGTGGGCCGACTACTATCGGTCGACTGTCCAGGGTGA